TCGCTCTGCCGCTGTTTCTCGCCGCCCTGGCCTTTGGCGTCTTGCTGTTCGTCTCGGCCCAGCTCTGGCGGCTGAAGCGCCGGGGGCTGACCGCGTGCGTGCGGGCCGCGCAGTATGGCCTGTTCGGTTTTCTGGCTGTGATCAGCGCGGCCGAGCCGGTCTCGGTGCTGGCCGGGCCGGGTGGGGACAACCGGGTCTATGAGGCGGTGGTGCTGGTCGCCATCGTTCTGTGGATGAGCTATTTCCATGTGCGGGCGCTGTCGGGCCCTGATGATGCGGCCTGGCGGCGCTTCGGCGCCGCGCTGAGCGCAGCCGCCGGGATCGCTGCGCTGATGGGCGCCGTGGTGTACGCCTGATCCGGGCTGCGCCGCCGCTTGACCGGGTCCCCCAGCGTGGTATCTCGCTCCGCATGACAGCCAATCAGTACCCCCCGCTCGAGTTTGACCTCGGCGACACGGCGGAGATGCTGCGCGACACCGTGCGCTCCTTCGCGTCCGACAAAATTGCGCCGCGCGCCGCCGAGATTGACGCCACGGACACCTTCCCGGCCGATCTCTGGCAGGAGATGGGCGCGCTGGGCCTTCTGGGCATCACGGTGGAAGAGGAGCTGGGCGGGTCCGGGCTCGGCTATCTTGAACACTGCATCGCCATGGAAGAGATCAGCCGGGCGTCCGCCTCGGTGGGATTGTCCTACGGCGCGCACTCAAACCTGTGTGTCAACCAGATCCGGCTCAACGGCAATGACGATCAGCGCGCGCGCTATCTGCCCAGGCTGATCAGCGGCGAGCATGTGGGCGCGCTGGCCATGAGCGAGACGGGCGCCGGGTCTGACGTGGTGTCCATGCGCCTGAAAGCTGAGAAGAAGGGCGATCATTACCTCCTCAACGGCTCAAAGATGTGGATCACCAACGGACCCAGCGCCGATGTGCTGGTGGTTTACGCCAAGACCGACCCGCAGGGCGGCTCCAAGGGCATCACCGCCTTCCTGATCGAGAAGGGGATGAAGGGCTTCTCTGTGGCCCAGAAGCTCGACAAGCTGGGCATGCGCGGGTCTGAGACCGGCGAGCTGGTGTTTGAAAACTGCGACGTGCCCGAAGAGAACGTGCTGGGCTCTATCGGCGGCGGCGTGCGCGTGTTGATGAGCGGGCTCGATTATGAGCGCGCCGTACTGGCCTCGGGTCCCATCGGGATCATGCAGGCCTGCATGGATGTGGTCATGCCCTATGTCCACGAGCGCAAACAATTCGGCCAGGCCATCGGCGAGTTCCAGCTGATCCAGGGCAAGATCGCCGACATGTACACCCGCATGACGGCCGCGCGCGCCTATGTCTACGCCGTGGCGCAAGCCTGCGACCGGGGCCGGACCACGCGCCAGGACGCGGCGGGCGCCATATTGTTCGCGGCAGAAGCCGCCACCCAGTGCGCGCTGGACGCCATCCAGATCCTGGGCGGCAATGGCTATATCAACGAATACCCGACGGGCCGCCTCTTGCGCGACGCCAAGCTCTACGAGATCGGCGCGGGCACCAGCGAAATCCGCCGCATGCTGATCGGCCGCGAGCTTTTCAACGCGACAAGGTAGCGTCTTCCAGGCGGCGTTGGACACTGGACTGAGCAGGTGCACCAAAGCGTGCTTCCTTGTGCTTTGCTCAACTTCCAGCTTTCATCACATTGACAGAACCGGCCGTTTAGACACTGTTTGGCGGACATGAATGGTCTGGGCCGCGAGGAGCAGCGTGAAATGAGCGGCCAAGGTTCTCAATCCGTGATTGGTCGTAGTATGGTCCGAATACAGTCTGCGGGCTATGAAGGATGGGCAGAGCAGATCGGGCCCGGGCAGTTCCTTGTAACTGACGGTCCACTTGAGGGAGTTAGGGCCGATAATGTGATTGTGAAGGCACCCTTTTACGGGACACATGTTTTCGGAATGGCCATCAACTTCAAATGCATGGTGGGTGATCGTGAAAACTATGAAACCCCGATCGCATTTCTGAAGTCACCTCACTCATTGGTTTTGCCCGATCAGGGCTTTCTCAGGCCAAGAGAAGCGGCGGATATCTGGGTAGAAGTGGAGCTGGCCCTGGTTGTAGGCCAGAGTTCCAGACCGGGTGACGATCTTGAGGGTGACGAAGCGATTTTCGGGTTTACAACCGCCTGTGACGTGACCCGGCGCGGTGACTATGGCCGGGACAACCATCTTGCTATCAGCAAGGCGCGGCCGGGCTTCTGTCCAATAAACCCAGTCGTCAGAAAGCATCCGCCTGAAAAAGCGTCATATATGCGCACTTGGATCAATAACAGACTGTTTCAGGATGGGCGCGTGGCGGACATGATTTTCGACTGGCGCGCTTGCTATCGTTATCTCGCCGATTCCTTCACATTGGATGAAGGCGACGTCATTCTTTGCGGCACGCCAGCTAATTCAACAAATTGCCTCGTTCAGCCGGGCGATTATGTGCGCCACGAAATCGAGGGCTTTGAGCCGCTTGCTTTCAAGGTTCACTGATCAGCCAGAACTCGCGGAGGTGAATGCACCGAGCTCGGTTTCACCATGGCGGGTGAAGCAAATTGACCTCAATGATGCCGAAACCGGACGCGTCCGCCCAGCCTTCGCATTATCGGCAATCGGGCGGGGCAATCCTTCGCTGTTAGCTCTCTCACTCCGCCCGGGTCGCGCGGATGGTCACCGGCTCGGTCAGGAACTGGTGGGCGAAGCCCTCGGGGGCGCCCTCCCGGCCGCCCGCCGGTCGGTTCATGATCGCCTCGGCGATCTCGATGCCCTCCACCACCTGGCCGAATACGGCATAGCCCGCCTCATCGCCCGGATTGCGCCCGTCCGGACCGGCGTCCAGGCCCGGCGTGTCGTTGAGCATGATGAAAAACTCGGTGGTCGCCGTGCCCACGTCATAGCGCGCCATCGATACCGCGCCGCGCACATGGGACAGGCCGGTGATGTCCGTGCCTTCATGGGCGATGCCGTCCGCCTCCGGCGGGCCTTCAAACCCCCAGCCGCCCTGGATGAGGTTCATCGGGTTCTCGATATCAGGCCGGTCATTATCGTCGCGCACCACGCGGTAGAATTCACCGTCATCGAATGTGCCAGCCTCCACATGGGCCAGGAAATTGCTCACGCTCACCGGCGCGCGGTCGGCATGAAGCATGATGCGGATATCGCCCAGCGAGGTTTCGATCACGGCATGTGGCTGCCCGGCCGGCGCCGGTTCAGCAGGCTGCTCTGCCGGTCCGTTGCAGGCGGCGAGCAAGGCGGCTGACACCGCAGCGGCGGCGATGGCGGTGAAGCGGATGGGCATGGCGGTCTCCTGTCCCCTGAACGGATGTCTTGGCGTGATCGGAGCGCGCCGGGGCGCAGGAGTCAACGTGATCGGTTTTCCCGCTTGACCGGACAAACGCCGCTGCGCCATGCTGCGCTGCATGATCACGCGCTCGGCCACCTATCTGTTTATCGGCTATACCAGCGGCCCGGAGGGGACCGGCTGAGCTCGTCTGTTTGAAGATGAAGACCAGTCCGCCCCCGCCGCCCAGCGGGGGTTTTTGTTTGTCAGGAGACGATTATGACCCCGTCCGAACCGCGCAATGAACGCGCCGTGCTGCGCGCCGCCATCGACCGGGCGGACGCCGAGCTGATCCGCCTCCTGGCCGAGCGCCGGCGTCTTGGTGAGGCGCTGGGGGCGCTGAAAGCCGGCGAGCAGACCCCGGTGCGTGATGTGGAGCGCGAGCAGGACGTGATCGCCCGCGCCGTGAAGATGGGCGAAGAGGCGGGGCTGGACGCGCGCTTCATCGAGACGCTGTTCCAGGCGATCATAGACGACTCTTTGCGCCGCCAGCGCGCCGGGCTGGACGCCCGCGCTGGCGACCGGCTGCTGACCGAGGCGCGCGTGGCGTATCTGGGCGGGCCGGGCAGCTATTCCCACTTTGGCGTCTACGCCCATTACTCCGGGCGCTATTCCGGCGTCGCGCCGGTGATCAAGCGTGATTACGCCGCGATCTTCGCCACCGTGGAGGCGGGCGAGGCCGAATACGGCTTCCTGCCCATCGAGAACACAGCCACCGGCGGCATTGTGGAAGTCTATGACCTGTTGCGTGAAACCCGCCTGAAAATCGCCGGCGAGCACCATCAGCGCATCGTTCATGCCCTGATCGGCAAGGCCAGCGATGTGGGCGTCGTGCGCACCGTCTACGGCCACCCCCAGGCGCTGCGCCAGGCCCAGCGCTGGCTCAATGCCCGCCCTGACCTGCAGAAGGTCTCGGTCTCGTCCACCACCCGCGCGCTGGAGCGGGCGCTGGACGAAGGCGCAGGCGTCGCCGCCGTGGCGAGCCCGGATGCCGCGCGCCTGTTCGGGCTGAATGTGATCGAGCCCAATATCTCCGACTTTGCCGGCAACGAGACGCGCTTTGTCTCGCTGGCGCTAGACCCGGCTCCGGCCTCGCCGCTTCTGCCATGCAAGACCTCGCTGGTGGTGGTCACCAGCGACGAGGCCGGCTCGCTGATCAGCGCGCTGGAGGGTTTCCGCACCGAGGGCGTCAACCTCACCAAGCTGGAAAGCCGGCCCGTGCCGGGCGCGCCGTGGGAACAGCTTTTCTTCCTCGATCTGGAGGGCCATGAGGACGATCCGGCCGTGGCGCGCGCCCTGGCGCATCTGGCCAAGCATGCCAAAACCGTGCGTCAGCTCGGCTGCTACGGATCAGACCGGTTGAAGCCGGCGGGCCGGGCGGAGTAGATAAAGGCCAAGGGCGGTTAGCTCAGTTGGTAGAGCATCTCGTTTACACCGAGAGGGTCGGCGGTTCGAGCCCGTCACCGCCCACCATAAAAATCAAACACATAAGCATATAAATTAATCCGGGTTCGGACAATGTGTGTCTTCCGGGTAACGCGCGGGGTAAAAGTATCGGCGCCGGTACTTTTCGGTGCGGGTTAATTGAGTGTAGGCGGTTGGTCGCTATCGACCTGCGCCTCAAAATCTGCTTCCGGGATATTGGCAACGCGCGTTGCGGTCATTTGCTGGCGCTTGGACATGCCAGCGTCACGGGCGGCGTCTGACCTAGTGTCGCCAGCGGCACTAGGTTCTAGATCAGTGCGCGCTCCGGCTTTTGGCTCTATCTGCTTCAGCAATTCGCCCGCTCGCCTGATCGCCCTAGCACGGATGCGGTCCGACATTCCCGCTTCATAAGCGGCGCTAGACCTACTGCTTGGGCCGCCGCCGTCCCGTGCGGGTTATCAATGGGCCGGCGCCGTCCCGTTGATCGCTGCGCAACGGGGTATCGCCAGAGGCATCCCGTTTCCGCGCCCCCTGCCTGAAACATGAATGCGCCCCCGGCGGGCGCGAAACCACCGGGGGCGCGTGCGGGTCATGTCAGCCCGCATTGCCGCGCGCGTCTCAATGGAGCCGGGCGCGGCGGATCAGCGGCGGGCCAGAGGAGACGAAATCCCGCCGCCGATTCGGTCAAAGCTCCCAGTTCACCAGGCGGCCTGCATTGGCGATGGCGTCCGGTGACACGTCTGCGGCCTTCGCATCGGCCAGCGCGTTTAGAATGGCGTTGAGCGCGCGGGCGCGGCCTCCCGCGTCATAGGCTTGGAGCGGCGCCATCACGTCGAGGCTCACCGGCTGGCCGGTCTTGCGCTCGATTTCCTCTGCGATCCCGCCTGCTATTGGCTGGAGGGTCCATTGCGCCAGATGACGTTGAGCCTCGCGCACAAGCGTGCCTTGCGCCGTGCTGGAAAACCATGAGGGCAGGACGCCAAACGCCGTCAGGATCGCGCTGCGCGCCGCCTCAAGCGTTTCTTTGGTCATCGCGCGCTGAAGGTCCGGGGTCACGTCCTGCGGGCGCCAGTCCTGCGCCGGGGCCGCGCCACCGGCTGCGGTGACGTGAACCGACTCACGCAAGAGCACGCGGCCACGGCGGCCACGGAAGCCGCGTCCAAGGGCCTCCAGGTCGGTGTCCGGCGCTTCGGGGAATGGGACAATCTGCGAGCCTAGCGGGGCATTCTGGTACACGTCAGACAGTGCAGACTCCAGCGTGTGCAGAAGGCCAGCGGTCAGGCTGGAGCGTTTGAGCGGGGCAGTGCCAGACCAAGGGGCGGCCACGTCCGAACCGATGCGAAAATGCAAAACCTCGCCTGCCAGGGCGGTCATGCTTACGCCGCCCCCGGCTTCTGACACGCTGACACGATAGGCGCGGGGGATGCCGTCACGGGTCGCCAAGTCCCAATCCGCCGCCGGGATAAGCCGGTCCTCACGGATCAGGAATACCGCCTCGCCGCGCAGCGCCAGAGCGCGCCCGGCCAGTGCGAGGGTCTGGCGGTCAAGGTCGAAGCCGGACACGTCAGCAAGGCTTAATCCGTGCTCCCACAGAGACACGCAGCTTTGCGCCGTGGCGGTCAGCTCGCCAACGCCGCGCGATCCGCTAATCCAGCCCTCACGGGCCGCGATCAATTCGGCGGTGAAGCCGGACGCGCTGGCGCGGGTTTCCTGTTTCGGCTCTGCGCGTTTGAAAAGTCCGAACATGGATTAAGCCTTCCTGTAAATGCGCAGGAGGTCGCCAGCCCCGGACATGTCCAGAGCGCGCGCACGCCGCCACGGGTCGAACCGCGTCGATTCCTTCACGCCGCCAAGGTCGATGGAATGGGAGTAAGCGCCAGCCGGAACCGGCTCGTTTTCCACCTCGCCCAGATACTCGGCCAAGCGGCGGTAAGCCTCCAGCATGATGTCCGGCGGGGTTTCGGTGTCGCCTGCGGTGAACGTGATGCGATAGGGTGCGCGGCTGGAGAGATACACGCCGCCGCGCGGGGCCGTGGCGAGCGTGACGGCTTCCCAGCTTTCCCCGTTCCATGCCTCCGTCAGCGTGATTTCAGCCGGGCGCAAAGGCAGTTCAAACGGGCCGGGGCCGCCCTCCAGAATCACCTCCGCCGAGCGTGAAGCCCAGCGCCACGCAATGCGCCGTTCCAGCATGTGCCAAATGAAAGCGGCGGGGTAAGCGTCCGCTGCGCTCGATAGGCCGGACGGCTTGGCCGGGTAGGTGTCCGGGCGGCCTTCCTCAAAGCTCATAATCTCGATCATGTCAGCGCCTCCAGCGGTACAGGGTGCGGCGCAAGCCCGCGTCCGGGGCCTCGCTGCATTGGCGGGTTACGCTTGCGCGCGCGGCGGCATAGGCGGGGCGGGTCACAAGGCTCATTTCGGCCAGCATGGCGCGCTTGATCATGCGCACGCGGGCGCCGTCCGGGGCCTCGCTCCAGCTTTCGGCGCTTTCCCTGTCAGGGGGAAGGCGGAAGCCGGGGGACAGGCCGGTGATCAATCCAGCCTCTGCGGCGGCGATGGCGTCTGCGGCGTAGGACGCGCGCAAGATGGCGGGGGTTATGTGCGCTTCCACCTCCAGCGCGTCGGGTGTGTCCCTGAAAGTCAGGGTGCCGGAACGCTTGGACGCCAGCGGCTTGTCAAAGCTATGGGCGGCCAGAAAATGGATCTCCGAATCCGCCGCGATAGCGTCTGCGAATGCGCCCGGTTCGATAACCTCGCGCACTTCACCGCCATTGCGTCCACGTTCGACCAGAATTGCAGGGGAGCGGTAAGGGAAGCGCCCGCTAATGCGAACGCTCCCGTCACCTTCGCGGCGAAGCTCCAGCCGGGAAGCTAGGGCCGCGCCAAGCTGGAGTTCACCGTTTGCCATTAGGCGCCCCCGGCCAGTTCGACGCCGGTCAGGACTTCAAGCTGTTGCGCCCGGCTGATCGTGACGTCTGCGGTCACCAGCCCGGTAAGGCGAAGCCCGCCGGACTGCGCATCGGTGTACGGATCGCGCACAAGGTCGATCCCGCCCCACGTCGCCAGATACATGGGCGCTTGGCCGCCTGCGGAAGTGGTCAGCAGGACGGACGTTGCGAGCGGATCGCCAGCCGGTGCGCCAAGGGCATTCGAGGACATGGCGAAGTTCGCCGCCGGGATTGCCCGCGTCACCCGGTCCCATTCGCTGACGGACGTCCCGGTGATCAGTTCACCGTCGAGGAAGTCCCACAGCTCTGGCCGGATCAGTGCGCGCACGTCAGCGGGCGAGGACGCTGCATTGCGAACCATGAAGCGGGTCACGGCGGCGCGCAGCAAAGCCCAGGACGCCAGCGCGTCTTCGGCCTCGACGTTGACGCCATAGGTCGCCGCGCCGGTGATGACGCCGAGCGGCTGGCCATTGGCGCCGGTTCCGAGGAATGCAGCTTCGTCCAGCTTGGCGCTGATCGCGCCGTTCAGGTCGCGGCGGATAGCTTGCTCCAGACCGTCGCCAGCCTGTTTCAGAGCGCGCCGGCTGACACGCATCTGAACGCCGAGGGTGTGATCCGGTTTCATCGGACGGTCCACGGTCGTGAAGGCGGTAGGGCCTGAAACGTTGGCGTTTTCGCCATCCTGCCAGCCTGCGGACACGGCGCTGGAGGTCACCGGATATTCGACGCCACCGGACGCAATGTTGATCAGGCTCGCGCCCATGCGGCTGGCCACAGACTGCGGAAACAACCTGTCGATAATCGGCGCAGTGCGCATCGGATCAGGGACGCCAGCAGCCACAGTGTTGCGCACTTCAAGGGCCTGCCACGGGACAGGCGTCCCGCGATAGCCGCCCTGCGCGCGCATCTCTTGGACAATCTCGGCGGTCTGGCCGCTCAGGGCCGCGCCTTCATCGAGATGCAGTGCGATCTGGCGCAGCTCGAAATTGGCGAGCACGTCCGACCATTCGCGCTCAGAGCGGCCTTCGATCTCCTCGCCAGCCTCGCGGCGTTCGGCGGCCTCCGCGATCAGAGCGGCGCGATAGCGCTTTTCGTTCACGCGGTATTCCGTATCCAGCGAATCGAGTTCGCGGGTTTCGGTGTCGTTGGGGGTTTCGTTCGCGGCCAGTGCGGCCAGGCGCTCGCGCACCTCGCTTTGACGCCGCTGGATTTTCACTGATTCAAGCATGGGGAGGTTTCCTTATTCATGAGGTCGCGCCACGCTTGGCGCTTGGGGTTGAGCGGTTTGTGGCCGCACTCGATGCGCGTTTTCGCCGTGTGACAGGACGCGCAAATCGTCTGGAGATTTTCGAGGTCGAAGGCGCGTTCGGGGTGCGTCCGCACCGGCTGGACGTGATCAATCTCGAGCCGGGTCCGGGCGCCGCACTGGACACAAGCCCAGCCATCGCGGCGCAGCGCCTCCAGGCGGACGGCCTGCCAGCGGCGCGTTTTCAGGACCGCGCGCGAGTAGCGGGGAAAGCGGTCTAAGCCCATATCGCCACCCTCGCTCGCTGCGCCGGGCGGCCCATGCGGCGCGCACCTTCGGCCACGGCCAGAACGGAGGCGCTTACCGCGTCGATCCGGCCATTAGAGCGGGCCTTGGCCAGCTTCAGATTGTTGGCGGGGTCGCGCAGGCATACCGCGTCCGCGAAGGCGCTGCGCAGCAGCAGGGACGGGCGGGATTTCACCTTCCCGTCATACGCTGCGCGGCGGAACCGCTCGCAATCTTCGCCGCCATCGCGGAAGCCCGCGCCTCGCCAGACAACCGGAGCCCGCACGCCCGCGCGGTCCAGGGCCTCGCCAAACTCGGCTTGTTTGAAACGGTCGGCCACAACGGCGGCGATGGTCTCGCCTTCGGCCAGCGCCATGATTTCGGTCAGCCATGCCGCCGGGGGGACGGTTCGATCCCCTAGCGTGTTCAGCTCGCCGCGTTCGGCCATCTCCAGATAGCGCCCGCCAACGCCATCGCTGGCGCCGCGCTCGCCAAGGGGCGGGCTAGAGGGGAAGGTCGCAACGGTTTCCAAGCGGCCAGTTGCTGGCCAATACAATGCCGCCGCTGACATGCTGGCGGAACCGCCAAGGTCGATTCCGAGGATCAATTCGCCCTCGCGCGGGGGCAGGTCCACGGTCTCGCAGCCCAGCCATTCGTCCACGGTCAAAAGCAGGTCGCGGGTCTCGCCCGAAACTCGCTCATTGCGATTATAAAGTCTGAAACTTGTCAGGGTCGAACCGCCACGGGCGGCGGCGCGCTTGGCCTGCGCTTCGAGCCATTCCAGCGAACCGCCGATGCCATGCTTTGCGCCGGGGTTTGCCTCGATCAGTGACGGCATGTCATCAACCGGAAGGCCGGGGGCGGGGCGGTGCTCTTGCACATAGACGCCCGCTTGTTCGGTGTCGCACCACTGTGAGAACGGATGCGCGTCATCCGGGGCGCTTGTCGAGATGATCAGGGCCTTGCCGCCGCGCTTCCCCAAACCGGACAAAAGAGCGTGCTCCAGCTCGTCGCCCCGGTCGCGCTGCCAGTGTCCGCGCTCATCCATCAGCACAAGGTTTGGAGCGCTGCCAAGAGCGCTCTTGCCGTCCGCCGCGATGGCTCGCAACGAGTGTTCGCCGCCGGTCGCGTCCTCGTAAATGATCTCCAGC
The window above is part of the Hyphomonadaceae bacterium ML37 genome. Proteins encoded here:
- a CDS encoding isovaleryl-CoA dehydrogenase; protein product: MTANQYPPLEFDLGDTAEMLRDTVRSFASDKIAPRAAEIDATDTFPADLWQEMGALGLLGITVEEELGGSGLGYLEHCIAMEEISRASASVGLSYGAHSNLCVNQIRLNGNDDQRARYLPRLISGEHVGALAMSETGAGSDVVSMRLKAEKKGDHYLLNGSKMWITNGPSADVLVVYAKTDPQGGSKGITAFLIEKGMKGFSVAQKLDKLGMRGSETGELVFENCDVPEENVLGSIGGGVRVLMSGLDYERAVLASGPIGIMQACMDVVMPYVHERKQFGQAIGEFQLIQGKIADMYTRMTAARAYVYAVAQACDRGRTTRQDAAGAILFAAEAATQCALDAIQILGGNGYINEYPTGRLLRDAKLYEIGAGTSEIRRMLIGRELFNATR
- a CDS encoding fumarylacetoacetate hydrolase family protein; translated protein: MNGLGREEQREMSGQGSQSVIGRSMVRIQSAGYEGWAEQIGPGQFLVTDGPLEGVRADNVIVKAPFYGTHVFGMAINFKCMVGDRENYETPIAFLKSPHSLVLPDQGFLRPREAADIWVEVELALVVGQSSRPGDDLEGDEAIFGFTTACDVTRRGDYGRDNHLAISKARPGFCPINPVVRKHPPEKASYMRTWINNRLFQDGRVADMIFDWRACYRYLADSFTLDEGDVILCGTPANSTNCLVQPGDYVRHEIEGFEPLAFKVH
- a CDS encoding peptidylprolyl isomerase, giving the protein MPIRFTAIAAAAVSAALLAACNGPAEQPAEPAPAGQPHAVIETSLGDIRIMLHADRAPVSVSNFLAHVEAGTFDDGEFYRVVRDDNDRPDIENPMNLIQGGWGFEGPPEADGIAHEGTDITGLSHVRGAVSMARYDVGTATTEFFIMLNDTPGLDAGPDGRNPGDEAGYAVFGQVVEGIEIAEAIMNRPAGGREGAPEGFAHQFLTEPVTIRATRAE
- a CDS encoding chorismate mutase, whose translation is MTPSEPRNERAVLRAAIDRADAELIRLLAERRRLGEALGALKAGEQTPVRDVEREQDVIARAVKMGEEAGLDARFIETLFQAIIDDSLRRQRAGLDARAGDRLLTEARVAYLGGPGSYSHFGVYAHYSGRYSGVAPVIKRDYAAIFATVEAGEAEYGFLPIENTATGGIVEVYDLLRETRLKIAGEHHQRIVHALIGKASDVGVVRTVYGHPQALRQAQRWLNARPDLQKVSVSSTTRALERALDEGAGVAAVASPDAARLFGLNVIEPNISDFAGNETRFVSLALDPAPASPLLPCKTSLVVVTSDEAGSLISALEGFRTEGVNLTKLESRPVPGAPWEQLFFLDLEGHEDDPAVARALAHLAKHAKTVRQLGCYGSDRLKPAGRAE
- a CDS encoding phage portal protein, whose amino-acid sequence is MFGLFKRAEPKQETRASASGFTAELIAAREGWISGSRGVGELTATAQSCVSLWEHGLSLADVSGFDLDRQTLALAGRALALRGEAVFLIREDRLIPAADWDLATRDGIPRAYRVSVSEAGGGVSMTALAGEVLHFRIGSDVAAPWSGTAPLKRSSLTAGLLHTLESALSDVYQNAPLGSQIVPFPEAPDTDLEALGRGFRGRRGRVLLRESVHVTAAGGAAPAQDWRPQDVTPDLQRAMTKETLEAARSAILTAFGVLPSWFSSTAQGTLVREAQRHLAQWTLQPIAGGIAEEIERKTGQPVSLDVMAPLQAYDAGGRARALNAILNALADAKAADVSPDAIANAGRLVNWEL
- a CDS encoding HK97 family phage prohead protease, which encodes MANGELQLGAALASRLELRREGDGSVRISGRFPYRSPAILVERGRNGGEVREVIEPGAFADAIAADSEIHFLAAHSFDKPLASKRSGTLTFRDTPDALEVEAHITPAILRASYAADAIAAAEAGLITGLSPGFRLPPDRESAESWSEAPDGARVRMIKRAMLAEMSLVTRPAYAAARASVTRQCSEAPDAGLRRTLYRWRR
- a CDS encoding phage major capsid protein: MLESVKIQRRQSEVRERLAALAANETPNDTETRELDSLDTEYRVNEKRYRAALIAEAAERREAGEEIEGRSEREWSDVLANFELRQIALHLDEGAALSGQTAEIVQEMRAQGGYRGTPVPWQALEVRNTVAAGVPDPMRTAPIIDRLFPQSVASRMGASLINIASGGVEYPVTSSAVSAGWQDGENANVSGPTAFTTVDRPMKPDHTLGVQMRVSRRALKQAGDGLEQAIRRDLNGAISAKLDEAAFLGTGANGQPLGVITGAATYGVNVEAEDALASWALLRAAVTRFMVRNAASSPADVRALIRPELWDFLDGELITGTSVSEWDRVTRAIPAANFAMSSNALGAPAGDPLATSVLLTTSAGGQAPMYLATWGGIDLVRDPYTDAQSGGLRLTGLVTADVTISRAQQLEVLTGVELAGGA
- a CDS encoding terminase large subunit, with amino-acid sequence MKPSTACARFLQSLKIPEGPLAGKPVSLAPFQRQFVTGALDTAINTAVLSIGRGNAKTALAGGIALGALLGRWDDQPRREILIAARTRDQASIAWQFVAGFARSLPEDEQARLTFKRSPRLEIIYEDATGGEHSLRAIAADGKSALGSAPNLVLMDERGHWQRDRGDELEHALLSGLGKRGGKALIISTSAPDDAHPFSQWCDTEQAGVYVQEHRPAPGLPVDDMPSLIEANPGAKHGIGGSLEWLEAQAKRAAARGGSTLTSFRLYNRNERVSGETRDLLLTVDEWLGCETVDLPPREGELILGIDLGGSASMSAAALYWPATGRLETVATFPSSPPLGERGASDGVGGRYLEMAERGELNTLGDRTVPPAAWLTEIMALAEGETIAAVVADRFKQAEFGEALDRAGVRAPVVWRGAGFRDGGEDCERFRRAAYDGKVKSRPSLLLRSAFADAVCLRDPANNLKLAKARSNGRIDAVSASVLAVAEGARRMGRPAQRARVAIWA